The following DNA comes from Methanosarcina vacuolata Z-761.
TTTTGTATAAAAGAAAGTAAGAATACGTAATTAAGAAAGAATATATGATGAGGATTCAATATCCTCATCTAAGTCTTTTACATACGTTTTCGGTTAAGTGAAGACTCATGATAAATTGCGTCAATTTTTAAACATGTATTAAATAATTTAATAGTTTGTGAGCTGGAACAGAGTATCGATTTCATGTAAATAGGCCAAAATTTAAGGCCGGCTTTAATATAAAATCGATAATTTTCAGGCAAGAAAATTTCTTAACCGATGACCAATGAAACCAATCTTGATTTTTAGGATAGAGTTTCAACTTGGATTTACTCTGAGGCACTTTAAATAAATTTTTACTTGAAATACTTATCCTCAAGTTTTTTTCTTTTTTTCCTGCTGCGCTGCCAGCTTACCCCGAGGTACAGGAGAACTGCAAAAGCTGCAAGAGCTGCCATACGCAGTATGGGCCCATACTTGCTAAGGAGGAGAGGGTTTAGATCTTCTCTTTGCTCGTATTCAGGATACATGATATCCCTTCTGTTGCTGCTGTGACCCAGGCCCAGAGCGTGCCCGAATTCATGTTTTGCAACAGAAAGCATTGTCCCGTCCCCATACTGGCGCCAGGCTTTTCCCTGATAATTTCCTACCTCAAGCACTATGTCGACCTTTACATATCGCCCATCAGATACCATGGGACTTGCATAGCCAGCAACGCCTGGGGGAGCCCCTTCAACGATCTCCAGATTTTCAACCCATTTTATCCTGATATCAGCTTCTTTCGAATCCACAAGTTTGAAAACAGGCGTAAACTCAAGGTTTCCGTTTCCTCCCTCCTCCCAGTATTTCATAGCCTTTTCTATTTGTGCATAATAGGTAGGGCTGTAGTGCTCGGGAACATTGCTGTCATCAATATATACAGTAATAGGAGAGTGGTCCCATGGATAATCCAGAATTCTTTCCGGATTCGTTTCAGATGCAGCTGAGACAGTAGGTAAAATAAGTACCATCAGTAACAGCATAAAAGAAAATCTAACTCTGTACATATGGTCTCGACTTATATAAATCGGACTACCAAATAAATATTATTAACCCTGAAACCCAACGTAAAAGTATCTATCTCCTGCATACATCCAATATGCATCCCGCAGACACTCTCCACACTTATCACACATGTTCGCATAAAACCAGTGCGAAAGGCGGGTTTGTATCGGTGGATGGTTATTGATGGAAGAACTCTCAGAGATTAGCTTTTGGTCAGGTTTGGTCAGGGAATTAATTTTTCAAAATTAAATAAGGTCCTGATGAACTGAATTTATAATATCACAAAAACGAATTTTGATAGTGAATTTCCATGTGAATTTCTATGTGAATTTCTATGTGAATTTCTATGCGAATTTT
Coding sequences within:
- a CDS encoding matrixin family metalloprotease; its protein translation is MVLILPTVSAASETNPERILDYPWDHSPITVYIDDSNVPEHYSPTYYAQIEKAMKYWEEGGNGNLEFTPVFKLVDSKEADIRIKWVENLEIVEGAPPGVAGYASPMVSDGRYVKVDIVLEVGNYQGKAWRQYGDGTMLSVAKHEFGHALGLGHSSNRRDIMYPEYEQREDLNPLLLSKYGPILRMAALAAFAVLLYLGVSWQRSRKKRKKLEDKYFK